The nucleotide sequence GACATTCTGAGCGTCTTTGCGGGGATCCGCCCCCTTGTCCGTACAGGAGACGGCACAAATACGGCGGCACTTTCTCGCGACCACACGATTCACATCGACCACTCAGGCCTGTTGACGATTGCCGGTGGCAAGTGGACGACCTACCGGAACATGGCCGAAGACTGCGTCGATCAGGCCGCCACATTGGCTCAATTGCCTGAGCGACATTGCCTTACGAGAACGCTCGCTGTACACGGTGCTGCCTCGCCCGCCAGCGTGACGTCACATCTGGCAGTCTACGGGTCCGATGCCGTCAGAATCGAAGATATTGCCAACGCAAATCCCGAACTGCGAGAGCGGCTTGACCCTGCGCTCCCGTATATCGGGGCCGAAGTGGTTTTTGCCGTAAGGCACGAGATGGCTCGAACGGTCGAGGACGTGTTGGCGCGACGAACCCGATCTCTGTTCCTGAATGCCAAGGCAGCGGTCGAAATGGCTCCACGTGTTGCCCGCCTCATGGCAAAAGAGTTGCCACGAGATCAGGCCTGGATTGCCGATCAAATTGCCCAATTTGAACAGACTGCAGCCAGCTATCGGGTATCCACAAACGTCTGAAATCTCTATGAAAAAAGGGGTTTCGGCGAATCACGCCCTGAAAAATCCGAGAGTCCGGCGGTCATTCATTCGACCGGAACTGAATTTGCCTGTCAGACACATTCAGCACTGCTAGATGCGGTTCAGTTCTTGAACCGTTTGCCAGTTTGGTCCAGGAAGGCCACCAGTCCTACTTGGGCTTCCTCAGGTTTTCACAATCGCTTCGCGAACACTTCACACTTGATTTTTACACTTTTCGTCTCCAGCACAGTTTTTATTGTCTGGAATACCATTTGCTACGTGGACCGCCATGAAACTCACCGAAAAACATCTCGACAAATCGACCGACAGCTTGTTTGACCATATCCGTGCCAAGACCTTCGGCCGGTTGCACAAGCTCGACATTACCCAGAATTCTGAAGGCCGATTTCGCATTTATGCGGTAGCGCATTCCAGGTTCGTAGGACAATTGACGGAATGGGCCGTTTTTGAACGTGTTCCGCCGCAGGATGTTGACCTGGAAATCTTTGTCAGATTGCCGTCACCTCCCCTTACCGAGATCCATTCATGACCGCAGTACTTGCTCAGAGTTTTTATGTCGAACAAGTCAACGATGTGACTGTCGTGTGCACTATGGTTCCTGCCATTGTCGACGGCAACTACGAACTCATTTCCGACGAGCTTTTCGAACTTGTTGAACATATCACAGCCCACGGTCCGATTCAGGTTGTGATGGATCTGGGCAGCTTGAAATCGATTGACGATTGGGGCGTCGCCATGTTGCGGGCCTTCGATGAAACAATCGATAGCTGTGGTGGAGTTACCATTTTCTGCCGCCTCTCAGACACCGTGGCCGCAGCCCTGCATGAGAGCGGATTGAGCAGCAGCCTTCGCATCTGCGAGACGTGTGCTCAGGCCGTCTGGTCCTTCTAAGGCAGATCCTGCCTTGCAAAACTTACGACGCGGTACAGATCCCGTTGTCGATTTTGCTTCTACTGCCCCCTCGGAAACTGGTCGCGCGCGATCCCCCGTGGAATCTTTGACCGCATGAGACGTACGTGGCGCAGACTTTCGTCATCGCGCTGATGTCTCGCCCGGATCGCTACTCCGGCGTCACCCAACGTGTGACATCGCCGGGTCAGGAGTGTTTCCGTGCGTAGAGACAGACAGACTCTGCACGATGGATTTCAAGGAGGAAGCCGAGCGAACCGACGACGACGGCCTAATCAGCATCACCAACAGCACTACGGATCTCATTGCGGACCGGCGGTTGAGCGGATCGCTTTCGCACCATCTTTCTGACGGGCGCCAGCGTGATTACTGCCAATACGAATCGAGCGACCCTGGCGGGGAACGAGTTCGCCAGCCACTGCCACCCCGACATCTTGTCGATGACGTAGAAGAAGACGGGTGTCAGGAAGATCCCGAAGAAGGTCACGCCGAGCATTCCGCTGAAAACCGCCGTTCCCAGGGCACGACGCATTTCGGCACCCGCACCAGTGGCAATCACCAGCGGCACGACCCCCAGAATGAAGGCGAACGACGTCATCAGAATGGGTCGCAGTCGCAGTTCGCATGCATGCAGAATCGCCTCTCGGGCAGGAACCCCTTCACTGCGGCGATACTTTGCGAACTCCACGATCAGAATGGCATTCTTACACGCCAACCCGATCAACACGATGAAGCCGATCTGAGTGAACAGGTTGATGTCCATGGAGGCAATCGCCACGCCCGTGATGGAACTCAGCACGCACATCGGCACCACCAGAATCACCGCCAGTGGCATCGACCAGCTTTCATACAGTGCTGCCAGCACCAGGAACACAAATACAACCGATAAAGCGAAGACGATGATCCCCGTATTCCCCACCATCCGCTCAAGATAGGTGATCTCGGTCCACTCCATGGACATCGTATTGGGAAGTTCGGTGCGGGTCAGTGCTTCAACCTGTTCGATGGCCTGCCCCGTACTGAATCCCGGTTCGACGTTCCCGTTAATTGCCGCCGCGGGATACATGTTGTACCGAGTCAGAACAAGGGGTGAGCTGATTTCGCGCACGGAGGCAATCGCGGCCAGAGGAACCATCTCGCCCATGCGGTTACGAACTCGCAACCGGCCCACATCCTGAATTTCGTCGCGGAATTGCGAGTCGGCCTGAACGACAACTTGCCACGTCCGGCCAAAGCGATTGAAGTTATTGACGTAACGGGACCCCAGATACGCCTGGAGCGTCCCGAAGACATCGTTTAGCGAAATCCCCTGCGTTAAACAGGCACGACGGTCGATGTCGACGAACAGTTGAGGTGAATTGGCCTTATAGACCGTGAACAGCCCCGTCAGTGCTGAGGCGGACGGCTTGTTTCCCTGAGAAACGATGTTATCCGTCTGCTCCTGCAATACCTTTAGCCCCACTTCCCCACGGTCTTCAATCATCAGCTTATAACCACCTGCACGCCCCAGTCCGCTTACCGCAGGGGGAGGAAACACGTTGATGATTGCTTCCGGAATCTCGGTCGCGTACCGCTTCCGTAATACTTTGAGGATTTCATCGGCTTGCATCGACGGATCGCGCCGATGGTGGAAGTCTTTCAAGATGATGAACATCGAACCAAAGTTTGATCCGTACGCACTGAGCACGAACGAGTTGCCAGCGACGGAGTTCACGTTCTTGATCCCCGGTGTTTCCAGCGCGATTTTCTCGATACGTGCAACCACATCACGAGTACGAATTGCCGCGGCGGAATCGGGAAGCTGGATACTGGCGATGAAATAGCCTTTATCCTGCGTCGGAATGAAACCCGTGGGCAGGCGCTGGAACGTGTCATTCGTCAGCCACAGCAACCCGACGTACGCCACCAGCACCAGAATCGGTACACGCAGGAGCCCCCCCACAATCCCGATATACAGCCTGGTGGAAAGTCCGAAGGTACGGTTGAACAGCCAGAAGAACCAGCCGAACAGAGTGTCGATCAACCAGGTTAAGGGATCGCGTCCAGCCGACTTCGGCTTCAGCAGCAGCGCCGCCAGCGCCGGACTGAGCGTGAGCGAGTTGAAAGTCGAAATGATCGTAGAGATGGCGATCGTTAACGCGAACTGCCGGAAGAATTGCCCCACAATCCCGGAGAGGAAAGCGCACGGGATAAACACGGCGCTGAGCACGAGTCCCACAGCAATGACGGGGCCCGAAACCTCTTCCATGGCCCAGATCGCAGCTTCGCGCGGAGAGAGCCCCTTCTCGATATAGTGCTCAACCGCTTCCACCACCACGATGGCATCGTCGACCACGATCCCGATCGCCAGCACCAGACCGAACAAGGTCAGATTGTTGATGCTGAAGCCGGTGATGGCCATTGCCGCAAAGGTCCCCACGATCGCCACAGGAACCGCGATCAGAGGAATGACCGCAGCCCGCCACCCCTGAAGGAAGATCAACACGACGAGCGCCACCAGAATCACGGAATCGCGCAAAGCCTTAACGACCTCTTCAATCGATTCCCGAATAAAGGGGGTCGTATCGTAACCGACTTCGTAGTGAACTCCGTCCGGAAATGACTCCGAAAGCTCTTTCATCTTACTCTTGATGAGGTCGGCCGTTTCCAGCGCGTTCGCGTCAGGCAACTGAAAAATCGCCAGACCCACCGTCGGCTTACCATCAAAGCGGTTGCTGACGTCCTGCGAGCGTGCCCCCATCTCGACGCGACCCACATCCTTGATGCAGATGATTTCGCCTTCGCCCGACATACGGACAATGACGTTCTCGAATTCTTCGACGGTGGAGAGTCGGCCCAGAACATCGATTGGCAGTTGCCGCACGACGTCGCTACCGTCCGATTTGGGGGGTGTCGGAGACTGACCGATCTGGCCAGCGGCCACTTCCAGGTTTTCTTGACGCAGTGCGTTGACGACGTCGCTGATTCCCAGTTCCCGCATCGCCAGTTTGTCGGGATCGACCCAGATTCGCATACTGTAGTCGCGCTGACCGAACACCAGCACTTCACTGATCCCCGGAAGGCGAGCCAGTTCATCCTTCACTCGCAGCACGGCGAAATTGCTGAGATATAGCTGATCGTAGCGATCATCCGGACAATTGAGACTCACGGTGAGCAGAATGTCAGGAGAACGCTTTCTGGTCGTCACGCCGGTCTGACGAACCACATCGGGAAGAGAGGGAATCGACAGGCTGACACGGTTCTGAACGAGCACCTGTGCCAGGTTCAGATCGACGCCCGGTTTGAAAGTCACCGTCAACGTGTAAGAGCCGTCACTGGTACTTTGTGACGACATGTAAAGCATGTTTTCGACGCCATTGACCTGCTGCTCAATGGGTGCCGCGACGGTCTGGGCCACCACCTGGGCACTGGCCCCCGGATAATTGCAGTCAACCTGAATCGTAGGCGGGGCGACGGGGGGATACTGAGCGATGGGCAGTTCGAAGACCGCAAGACCGCCCGCCAGAGTGATCAGGATCGACAGGACGCTGGCGAAGATCGGTCGATCTATGAAGAACCTTGAAAACATGAGAACTCTCGTCAGGTCACGCCAGGGTGGGATCGTTGCAAAGTGACAATCAAACCACCTCGCCAGGGTGGGGATGGAGCCCACCCGCAGTCAGCCTGCAGTGGATTCCTCTCCCCAGGAACTGTCAGGGACGGCCAAGCACGTCCGTGGTTGCCTTGGCTTCGACGGCTTTATGCCCGCCTGTCGAACCGCTCTCCGGTTTCCGCTCAATCGATTTGGCGGGAACGGATTTTCCTTCGGAAGCCGGCGATGCTGCCGATTCAGGACTTTTCTGGGCCACCAGTTCGGGGTTCACCTTGATTCCGACGCGAGCACGCTGCAAACCCGAGACGATCACGCGATCTTCGGGGCCGAGTCCCTCTTCAATGACGCGGCGTCCTTCTTTCAGCAAGCCGATCTTCACGCGGCGATAGGTCACGACATCTTCATCGTTGACGACATACACATAACGTTGCCCCTGATCGGACCCGAGAGCTTCTTCCGGAATCAGCAAGGCAGGATGAGGATTACCAATCGGAACGTGCAGGCGAATGAACATCCCCGGTTGCAACAGCAGGTTGTCGTTTTCGACGGTCGCACGCAGGCGCAGGGTGCCGGTGGTCGCCGAAATGTGGTTATCAAGGAAGTCGATCTCACCCGTGCGGGTGAATTCGGTTTCGTCCGCCAGCGCGAAACTGACGTGATACTTGGAGTCGCGTGGCGAAGGAATCTTCCCTTCCCGGATCAGTCGCTCGACCCGAAGCACGGTTCGTTCGTCGATATCGAAGTAGGCATAGATCGGATTCAGCGACATCACGGTCACAAGCGGCGTCTCGTCGGCTTTGACCAGGTTACCGGGATCGACCAGTCGTCGACTGATACGTCCGGTAATCGGCGACGAGATCTTGGTGAACTCGAGATTCAGTTCGGCGATTTCCCGGGCCGCGATCAAACCATCGACTGCCGCCCTGGCTTCCGCGAGGTCTGCCGACACCAGGTCCAGATCGGCCTGTGTGGTGTTCTTCGTGCCGAACAGCTTGCGAATACGTTCTTCTTCACGTTTCAGGCGATCGACACGTGCACGACCTTGTTCGACATTGGCGCTGGCCCGGGCGAGTTCTGCGGCGTATGGACGTGCATCGATTTCAAAAAGTGGCTGATCTTCCTGAACGTTCGCTCCGTCGACGAAAAAGGTTCGATCCAGATATCCGCTCACTCGCGACCGAATTTCGACAGCCTCGCGGGCAACCAGTCGGCCGGTGGTCTCTTCAAACTCTTGAACTTCTTCCACTACGGGCACCGCAACGCTCACCACCGGGGGGGGAGCTTCTTTGGAGGGTGGAACTGACTTCTGGCACCCCATCGCCAGTACGCCTGCAAGCAAGACCATGGCCCGTGGAGAACGAGATACGAGACTGCGGATGACGACTGAACTCACGTCAAAGCGAAAGGGGAATATTGGCATAAGACGAACCTAACATAGCCCAATGTTATACAGGCAGGAGGGTAGGAAGCAGCAAACCGGAGGGACCCCTAGGCAGCGATCTCTATCTT is from Schlesneria sp. DSM 10557 and encodes:
- a CDS encoding STAS domain-containing protein: MTAVLAQSFYVEQVNDVTVVCTMVPAIVDGNYELISDELFELVEHITAHGPIQVVMDLGSLKSIDDWGVAMLRAFDETIDSCGGVTIFCRLSDTVAAALHESGLSSSLRICETCAQAVWSF
- a CDS encoding efflux RND transporter periplasmic adaptor subunit, which encodes MPIFPFRFDVSSVVIRSLVSRSPRAMVLLAGVLAMGCQKSVPPSKEAPPPVVSVAVPVVEEVQEFEETTGRLVAREAVEIRSRVSGYLDRTFFVDGANVQEDQPLFEIDARPYAAELARASANVEQGRARVDRLKREEERIRKLFGTKNTTQADLDLVSADLAEARAAVDGLIAAREIAELNLEFTKISSPITGRISRRLVDPGNLVKADETPLVTVMSLNPIYAYFDIDERTVLRVERLIREGKIPSPRDSKYHVSFALADETEFTRTGEIDFLDNHISATTGTLRLRATVENDNLLLQPGMFIRLHVPIGNPHPALLIPEEALGSDQGQRYVYVVNDEDVVTYRRVKIGLLKEGRRVIEEGLGPEDRVIVSGLQRARVGIKVNPELVAQKSPESAASPASEGKSVPAKSIERKPESGSTGGHKAVEAKATTDVLGRP
- a CDS encoding efflux RND transporter permease subunit — encoded protein: MFSRFFIDRPIFASVLSILITLAGGLAVFELPIAQYPPVAPPTIQVDCNYPGASAQVVAQTVAAPIEQQVNGVENMLYMSSQSTSDGSYTLTVTFKPGVDLNLAQVLVQNRVSLSIPSLPDVVRQTGVTTRKRSPDILLTVSLNCPDDRYDQLYLSNFAVLRVKDELARLPGISEVLVFGQRDYSMRIWVDPDKLAMRELGISDVVNALRQENLEVAAGQIGQSPTPPKSDGSDVVRQLPIDVLGRLSTVEEFENVIVRMSGEGEIICIKDVGRVEMGARSQDVSNRFDGKPTVGLAIFQLPDANALETADLIKSKMKELSESFPDGVHYEVGYDTTPFIRESIEEVVKALRDSVILVALVVLIFLQGWRAAVIPLIAVPVAIVGTFAAMAITGFSINNLTLFGLVLAIGIVVDDAIVVVEAVEHYIEKGLSPREAAIWAMEEVSGPVIAVGLVLSAVFIPCAFLSGIVGQFFRQFALTIAISTIISTFNSLTLSPALAALLLKPKSAGRDPLTWLIDTLFGWFFWLFNRTFGLSTRLYIGIVGGLLRVPILVLVAYVGLLWLTNDTFQRLPTGFIPTQDKGYFIASIQLPDSAAAIRTRDVVARIEKIALETPGIKNVNSVAGNSFVLSAYGSNFGSMFIILKDFHHRRDPSMQADEILKVLRKRYATEIPEAIINVFPPPAVSGLGRAGGYKLMIEDRGEVGLKVLQEQTDNIVSQGNKPSASALTGLFTVYKANSPQLFVDIDRRACLTQGISLNDVFGTLQAYLGSRYVNNFNRFGRTWQVVVQADSQFRDEIQDVGRLRVRNRMGEMVPLAAIASVREISSPLVLTRYNMYPAAAINGNVEPGFSTGQAIEQVEALTRTELPNTMSMEWTEITYLERMVGNTGIIVFALSVVFVFLVLAALYESWSMPLAVILVVPMCVLSSITGVAIASMDINLFTQIGFIVLIGLACKNAILIVEFAKYRRSEGVPAREAILHACELRLRPILMTSFAFILGVVPLVIATGAGAEMRRALGTAVFSGMLGVTFFGIFLTPVFFYVIDKMSGWQWLANSFPARVARFVLAVITLAPVRKMVRKRSAQPPVRNEIRSAVGDAD